One Bdellovibrio bacteriovorus str. Tiberius DNA segment encodes these proteins:
- a CDS encoding class I SAM-dependent methyltransferase: MIFDPQNPFPLMPLTDYAYHEAQAHAALVDDWLGFQCLEVENQIRALPKNAGEHQNWEHLSLQAFQTPYCEIHNILDLLQPQPGQHIVDLGCAYARMAFVLHRHYPGCRFTGFELESLRVHEAQRVYFHHTGKNLNALSQDLSTTDFIPPAADIYFIFDFGNQRSVEKTLNDLKDLARRQSITVVARGKLSRFCIHKDHPWLTAIQNPQHFAHFSIYRS, translated from the coding sequence ATGATCTTTGATCCGCAAAACCCTTTCCCCCTGATGCCCCTGACGGACTATGCCTATCACGAAGCCCAAGCCCATGCGGCATTGGTGGACGACTGGCTGGGCTTTCAGTGCCTTGAGGTGGAAAATCAAATCCGCGCCCTGCCAAAAAACGCGGGCGAACATCAGAACTGGGAACACCTTTCCCTACAGGCTTTTCAAACCCCTTACTGCGAGATTCACAACATTCTGGATCTGTTGCAGCCACAACCGGGTCAACACATCGTGGATCTGGGATGCGCTTATGCACGGATGGCCTTTGTCCTGCATCGCCACTATCCCGGCTGCCGCTTCACCGGCTTTGAGCTGGAGTCTTTGCGTGTCCATGAGGCCCAACGGGTTTATTTCCATCACACGGGAAAGAATCTGAATGCGCTATCACAGGATCTTTCAACCACCGATTTTATTCCCCCGGCGGCGGACATTTATTTCATCTTTGATTTCGGCAATCAAAGATCCGTTGAGAAAACCCTGAACGACCTGAAAGATCTTGCCAGACGCCAGTCCATCACTGTGGTGGCCCGCGGAAAATTGTCCAGATTCTGCATTCACAAGGATCACCCTTGGCTGACGGCCATTCAGAATCCCCAGCACTTCGCGCATTTTTCCATCTACCGTTCCTGA
- a CDS encoding pyruvate dehydrogenase, with protein MDNTNLKNAKPEVLDSIARRAHYLATQMIWQANHRTDKEKGDPKIGGHPAGCASSLHIMGALHLLVKSGFDHIANKPHASPTDHAYNYLLDNLLKSDLSKLSLDEANQAMHGLRKFTNGDEYVFQSYHSAYDPDQHNFFPSGSVGIPPVEAGYMALAYRYASEHGYDVPKDAHFWAVCGDSEFREGSMYEAVPDFSEREIGNLTWILDYNRQSLDGHRLVNNAILGGTDADRVERTMAANGWEVIQVRHGGKREALFAKKEGEAFKNFLEKELTDYDLQALLLVHDLKLLKDTLAKDYPSLKKFLTATADQDVYEALRDFGGHDMMSLAKAMMKSKESKRKPTIIIAHTLKGWGLKAAAQQGNHSSLPHEDEVEELRAKQGITGNTLYARFDDKSVEGKFLSARGEKIYADIKAQNALKAKNQDYFLTKLAEFGDMPSSLEINTKMTSYPHTQWMLGQLTAKLTRISNTSLNESELKAGQKALTDNEKPFKLPGELFISMAPDVGTSTNLNPAMDGKIFGAQEVQDIEAELGVKDGKLPDLVPGEDVTDRFLRFEIAEGNVMSCVGAFGKMRDIVGVPIIPLMTVYDFFLKRALDQYFYNLYWKSSFICVGTPSGVTLSPEGAQHGWKSDVQIPNQITWEPYFCQELDWIMVDAIRRHVLNDNAGRSGVLLRLVTRGAEQKDFTKYLSKQARFKVGLEGKLSRAEFPVAGAVNEEEVAAMSEAEMFAVVREDVLKGAYFLIDYRGYAGYEPGDNVINIFAMGALVAEAMKASEALLARGIYANVIVVTSSDLLTGIQAHENDYHYLRNELGINADLYLKKAEEISTGDLITVAGRRVPVVSVHDGEAGLLDNLGSIIGVRQECLAVRKHSKCGRPSEIFKYHHLDDASIVEACGKVLSETALEKVMVSEQALGEANQASHKAAHWTDLWPSATHSQKH; from the coding sequence GTGGATAACACTAATCTCAAAAACGCAAAACCTGAGGTTCTGGACTCTATCGCTAGACGTGCCCATTACCTGGCTACCCAGATGATCTGGCAAGCCAATCACCGCACCGACAAAGAAAAAGGCGACCCAAAAATTGGTGGTCACCCGGCCGGCTGCGCAAGCTCCCTTCACATCATGGGTGCTTTGCACCTGTTGGTAAAATCCGGTTTCGATCACATCGCGAACAAACCGCATGCATCCCCAACAGACCATGCTTACAACTATCTTTTGGACAATTTGCTGAAGTCCGATCTTTCCAAACTTTCTTTGGATGAAGCCAACCAGGCTATGCACGGTCTTCGTAAGTTCACTAACGGTGACGAATATGTGTTCCAGTCCTACCACTCTGCGTACGATCCGGATCAACACAACTTCTTCCCGTCTGGCTCTGTGGGTATTCCACCTGTTGAAGCGGGTTACATGGCTTTGGCTTACCGTTATGCTTCTGAGCACGGTTACGATGTACCTAAAGACGCTCACTTCTGGGCTGTTTGCGGTGACTCTGAATTCCGTGAAGGTTCCATGTACGAAGCGGTGCCTGACTTCTCTGAACGTGAAATCGGCAACCTGACTTGGATTCTAGATTACAACCGTCAATCCCTGGATGGTCACCGTCTGGTGAACAATGCGATTTTGGGTGGTACGGATGCAGACCGTGTTGAAAGAACAATGGCTGCCAACGGCTGGGAAGTGATCCAGGTTCGTCACGGCGGCAAGCGTGAAGCTTTGTTCGCGAAAAAAGAAGGCGAAGCCTTCAAAAACTTCCTTGAAAAAGAACTGACTGATTACGACCTTCAGGCGTTGCTTTTGGTTCATGACCTGAAGCTGCTTAAAGACACTTTGGCCAAGGACTATCCGTCTCTTAAAAAATTCCTGACTGCGACTGCGGACCAGGACGTTTACGAAGCTCTTCGTGATTTCGGTGGACACGATATGATGTCCCTGGCGAAAGCCATGATGAAATCCAAAGAATCCAAGCGCAAGCCAACCATCATCATCGCTCACACCCTTAAGGGCTGGGGCTTGAAAGCGGCGGCTCAGCAGGGTAACCACTCTTCTCTTCCACACGAAGATGAAGTTGAAGAACTGCGCGCAAAACAAGGCATCACTGGCAATACACTTTATGCTCGCTTTGATGACAAATCCGTTGAAGGCAAATTCCTTTCCGCTCGCGGCGAGAAAATCTATGCTGACATCAAAGCTCAAAATGCTCTGAAAGCAAAAAATCAGGATTACTTCCTGACTAAACTTGCTGAGTTCGGCGACATGCCATCTTCTTTGGAAATCAACACGAAGATGACAAGCTACCCGCACACGCAGTGGATGCTGGGCCAGTTGACTGCAAAACTGACTCGTATCTCCAATACATCTTTGAATGAATCTGAATTGAAAGCGGGCCAGAAAGCCCTGACTGACAATGAAAAACCGTTCAAGCTGCCGGGTGAATTGTTCATCTCCATGGCTCCGGACGTGGGTACTTCGACGAACTTGAATCCAGCGATGGATGGCAAGATCTTCGGTGCTCAGGAAGTTCAGGACATCGAGGCTGAGCTGGGCGTAAAAGACGGCAAACTTCCGGATCTGGTTCCTGGTGAAGACGTTACGGATCGTTTCCTGCGCTTTGAAATCGCAGAAGGCAACGTTATGTCCTGCGTGGGCGCATTCGGAAAAATGCGTGATATCGTGGGCGTGCCAATCATCCCATTGATGACCGTTTATGACTTCTTCCTGAAACGTGCACTGGATCAGTACTTCTACAACCTTTACTGGAAGTCCTCTTTCATCTGCGTGGGCACGCCATCAGGTGTGACACTTTCTCCGGAAGGTGCTCAGCACGGTTGGAAATCTGACGTTCAGATTCCAAATCAAATCACTTGGGAACCATACTTCTGCCAAGAGCTTGACTGGATCATGGTGGATGCGATCCGCAGACACGTATTGAACGACAACGCAGGCCGCTCCGGCGTATTGCTTCGTCTGGTGACTCGTGGCGCAGAACAAAAGGACTTCACGAAGTATCTTTCCAAACAAGCCCGCTTCAAAGTGGGTCTGGAAGGCAAACTGTCCCGCGCGGAATTCCCGGTGGCGGGCGCAGTGAACGAAGAAGAAGTGGCAGCGATGAGCGAAGCAGAAATGTTCGCCGTTGTTCGTGAAGACGTTCTGAAAGGTGCGTACTTCCTGATTGATTACCGTGGTTACGCAGGATATGAGCCGGGCGACAACGTGATCAACATCTTCGCAATGGGTGCCTTGGTGGCTGAAGCCATGAAAGCTTCCGAAGCTCTTCTGGCTCGTGGTATCTATGCCAACGTGATCGTGGTGACTTCATCTGATTTGTTGACTGGTATCCAGGCGCACGAAAACGATTACCATTATCTGCGCAACGAACTGGGCATCAATGCGGATCTTTACCTGAAAAAAGCAGAAGAGATCTCTACTGGTGATCTGATCACTGTTGCGGGTCGCCGTGTTCCTGTTGTCAGCGTTCACGATGGTGAAGCAGGTCTGTTGGATAACTTGGGTTCTATCATTGGTGTTCGTCAGGAATGCCTTGCGGTTCGCAAACACTCCAAGTGCGGTCGCCCTTCTGAGATCTTCAAGTATCACCACCTTGACGACGCTTCGATCGTTGAGGCTTGCGGCAAGGTTCTTTCTGAAACCGCTCTTGAAAAAGTCATGGTTTCTGAACAGGCATTGGGCGAAGCAAACCAGGCTTCCCACAAAGCCGCTCACTGGACTGATTTGTGGCCATCCGCAACTCACAGCCAGAAACACTAA
- a CDS encoding Bcr/CflA family multidrug efflux MFS transporter has product MQSTSAKPNTPFALLILLLASLTAFGPLSIDMYLPAFPAIAENLNVPLSSVQMSLASFFIGLATGQIFYGPITDRFGRKKPLYVGLGIYALASLVCAFTKNVEMLILFRFLQALGSCAGVVISRAIVRDLFTHQETARVFSLLMLVMGVAPILAPFFGGYISEFFGWRAIFALMVIISTSCIVMLAIFLPETHQPDQRVHIKDSLKNYLQIIKDRHFMGYALAGGAAQAGLFAYITGSSFVFINLFEIPAKSFGWVFGSNAIGLIACSQINARLLKRLSYDVILEKIFVVLGVLGVVLAMAGIFNWGFWGLAIPLFLFIAALGMTFPNATAGAMATQRKAAGSASALLGTLQYGIAALSSAAVSRLHDGTTLPMCAMIGFCGVLALALHRLLVKKAA; this is encoded by the coding sequence ATGCAATCCACTTCCGCAAAGCCCAACACTCCCTTCGCATTATTGATTCTTCTGCTGGCCAGCCTGACTGCTTTCGGTCCACTTTCCATCGACATGTATCTGCCGGCGTTTCCGGCGATTGCTGAAAATTTGAATGTGCCTTTGTCATCGGTGCAGATGTCACTGGCGTCTTTCTTTATCGGACTTGCCACAGGTCAGATTTTTTATGGCCCGATCACCGATCGTTTCGGTCGCAAGAAACCTTTGTATGTGGGTTTGGGAATTTACGCGTTGGCGTCTTTGGTGTGTGCATTCACCAAAAATGTGGAAATGCTGATTCTGTTCCGCTTCCTGCAGGCTTTGGGTTCCTGTGCGGGCGTGGTGATTTCACGTGCGATTGTGCGTGATCTGTTCACGCATCAGGAAACCGCTCGTGTGTTTTCGCTTTTGATGCTGGTGATGGGGGTTGCTCCGATCCTGGCTCCGTTCTTTGGCGGTTATATTTCCGAATTCTTCGGCTGGCGCGCCATCTTTGCTTTGATGGTGATTATCAGCACTTCCTGCATCGTGATGCTGGCCATCTTCCTTCCTGAGACACATCAGCCGGATCAACGGGTGCATATCAAAGACTCTCTGAAAAACTATCTGCAAATTATCAAAGACCGCCACTTCATGGGTTATGCCCTGGCGGGAGGCGCAGCTCAGGCGGGACTGTTTGCCTACATCACTGGTTCATCCTTCGTATTCATCAATCTGTTTGAAATTCCCGCGAAAAGTTTCGGCTGGGTGTTTGGCTCCAACGCCATCGGCCTGATTGCCTGTTCACAAATCAACGCCCGCCTGCTGAAACGCCTGAGCTATGACGTGATTCTGGAAAAAATCTTTGTCGTTCTTGGGGTGCTCGGTGTGGTTCTGGCCATGGCCGGCATCTTTAACTGGGGTTTCTGGGGACTGGCGATTCCATTGTTCTTGTTCATCGCGGCCCTGGGCATGACCTTCCCGAATGCCACCGCGGGCGCAATGGCCACACAAAGAAAAGCCGCCGGCAGTGCTTCGGCCCTTTTGGGCACTTTGCAGTACGGTATTGCCGCGCTATCTTCTGCGGCGGTCAGCCGTTTGCATGACGGCACAACTTTGCCGATGTGTGCGATGATTGGTTTCTGTGGTGTGCTGGCTTTGGCGCTGCACCGTTTGTTGGTGAAAAAAGCCGCCTGA
- a CDS encoding energy transducer TonB family protein: MKKSPTFRKYIVLSLLLHFVVVGGFYITSLLKEEAPLKETVSIDFLTPEQLQQFAQAEQALQKKAMQVPANQIVEQSETSANEEEVDTRFLSAKNQKVNKQTIAAERGQFQNTKKDQAVKSGPKGDGRHKNVAKSEESQKQIAKDLFKGFDANETIERQKVADQKTGLGEGRGTGEQNTGTGAEASQSNDYIKDVEVGLETLLNTREFKYYSYYNRIRKQLSQHWEGRVRDKLSKMFKEGRAPAAANQDRITKLMIVLNDKGTLVRVQVLSDSGVQDLDDAAIEAFRAAAPFPNPPKGIVEGDGTVKIRWDFVLET; the protein is encoded by the coding sequence ATGAAGAAGTCACCGACTTTCAGAAAATATATTGTGCTGTCCCTGCTTCTGCACTTTGTGGTCGTAGGAGGCTTTTACATCACGAGTTTGCTAAAAGAAGAAGCCCCCCTGAAAGAGACTGTCAGTATTGATTTTCTGACGCCGGAACAATTGCAACAATTTGCCCAAGCTGAACAAGCCCTGCAAAAAAAGGCTATGCAGGTGCCTGCCAATCAGATTGTAGAGCAAAGTGAGACCTCTGCGAATGAGGAAGAGGTCGACACGCGCTTCCTTTCCGCCAAAAATCAGAAGGTTAACAAGCAAACTATCGCCGCTGAACGTGGTCAATTCCAGAACACTAAAAAAGACCAGGCTGTAAAATCGGGCCCAAAAGGCGATGGCCGCCACAAAAATGTGGCCAAGTCTGAAGAGTCCCAAAAACAAATCGCCAAGGATCTTTTCAAAGGTTTTGATGCCAATGAGACCATCGAAAGACAGAAGGTTGCTGACCAAAAAACTGGACTGGGTGAAGGTCGTGGTACCGGTGAACAAAACACCGGAACAGGCGCTGAAGCCAGCCAATCCAATGATTATATTAAAGACGTTGAAGTGGGTCTTGAGACTTTGCTGAACACTCGTGAGTTCAAGTACTACTCTTACTACAACCGTATTCGCAAACAGTTGTCCCAGCATTGGGAAGGCCGTGTGCGTGACAAACTGAGCAAAATGTTCAAAGAAGGACGAGCTCCAGCCGCTGCCAATCAGGATCGCATCACAAAACTGATGATCGTTCTGAATGACAAAGGAACTCTGGTGCGTGTTCAAGTTCTGAGTGACTCTGGCGTGCAGGATCTGGATGACGCTGCCATTGAGGCTTTCCGCGCGGCGGCTCCATTCCCGAATCCGCCAAAAGGCATCGTGGAAGGCGACGGCACTGTGAAAATCCGCTGGGACTTTGTTCTGGAAACCTAA
- a CDS encoding Stp1/IreP family PP2C-type Ser/Thr phosphatase, translating to MKFDSWYLTDKGLRRDSNQDSCLINRELGLFIVADGMGGHMGGEVASSMAVETVEEIMLQPEAAKKSPREMILHAYEESSKRIFDKAANERPELAGMGTTMVMAYIRGKHLYVGNVGDSRCYLFKRPNLWQITEDHSLINEQLRAGVMSEEQVRQFVGRNVITRSVGYEREVYPDIIEREIFPGEIFLMCSDGLSGLVEDGRISEILNQNTPDKAVKACVEQALANGGDDNVTVMLVHFHE from the coding sequence ATGAAATTTGACTCGTGGTATCTGACAGATAAAGGTCTTCGTCGTGATTCGAACCAGGATTCCTGCCTGATTAATCGGGAACTGGGTTTGTTTATCGTGGCGGATGGAATGGGTGGCCATATGGGCGGGGAAGTCGCTTCCAGCATGGCTGTGGAGACGGTTGAAGAAATCATGCTTCAGCCCGAAGCTGCAAAAAAATCGCCGCGCGAAATGATTTTGCACGCTTACGAAGAGTCTTCAAAACGCATCTTTGACAAGGCCGCCAACGAGCGTCCCGAGCTTGCCGGCATGGGCACCACGATGGTGATGGCTTACATCCGCGGCAAACACCTTTATGTCGGAAATGTCGGTGATTCCCGCTGTTATTTGTTCAAGCGTCCGAACCTGTGGCAGATCACGGAAGATCATTCCCTGATCAATGAACAGCTGCGTGCCGGAGTGATGAGCGAAGAGCAGGTGCGCCAGTTCGTGGGGCGAAATGTCATCACCCGCAGCGTGGGTTATGAGCGCGAAGTTTATCCTGATATCATTGAGCGCGAGATCTTCCCTGGGGAAATTTTCCTCATGTGCTCCGATGGTCTGTCGGGCCTGGTGGAAGATGGAAGAATTTCTGAGATTTTAAATCAAAATACACCTGACAAAGCCGTTAAAGCCTGTGTAGAACAAGCCCTGGCAAATGGTGGAGATGACAACGTCACAGTGATGCTGGTGCATTTCCACGAATAA
- a CDS encoding M23 family metallopeptidase produces the protein MDKKKVTLFIVSNQTGKTRKLVLSAAWLKAISFISAIVIIIFAAGLVDYFGLLLQAMENKRLKAENAQLIKQFQVVESKVSALENSLERVKTFTTKLKLITNVDADDRITKLTMGPKPAAGQPVEEYEPMEQRESADVLEEQDQVFANKKPLNDQAGELANENADKDYASLVVRIDKAVKETQLKEQSVIDLWESLSERQSLLNSTPNMKPAKGWITSRFGYRVSPFTGKTALHAGLDIAAAPGSPVYAPADGVIVFASYDESYGKLITIDYGYGVTTRFGHLSQIYVQVGQRVNKWDVVGAVGNTGRSTGPHLHYEVRINGTAVDPINYILDE, from the coding sequence TTGGATAAAAAGAAGGTCACGCTGTTTATTGTGAGCAATCAGACGGGGAAAACCCGTAAGCTTGTGCTCTCGGCTGCCTGGCTTAAAGCCATCTCTTTTATTTCCGCGATCGTTATCATCATTTTCGCCGCTGGTCTGGTGGATTATTTCGGTTTGCTTCTGCAGGCCATGGAAAACAAACGTCTTAAAGCTGAAAATGCTCAGCTGATCAAACAGTTCCAGGTGGTTGAAAGCAAAGTCAGCGCTTTGGAAAACTCTTTGGAGCGTGTGAAGACCTTCACCACCAAGCTGAAATTGATCACCAACGTCGATGCCGACGACCGTATCACCAAGCTGACCATGGGTCCAAAGCCTGCTGCCGGTCAGCCAGTGGAAGAATACGAACCGATGGAACAGCGTGAAAGCGCCGACGTTCTGGAAGAACAGGATCAGGTCTTTGCCAACAAAAAGCCTTTGAACGATCAGGCCGGTGAACTTGCCAACGAAAATGCGGATAAGGACTATGCGTCTTTGGTGGTCCGTATCGACAAGGCCGTCAAAGAAACCCAGTTGAAAGAACAAAGTGTCATCGATCTTTGGGAAAGTCTTTCCGAACGCCAGAGCTTGTTGAATTCCACACCGAACATGAAGCCGGCCAAGGGCTGGATCACATCGCGCTTCGGTTATCGTGTGTCCCCGTTCACGGGCAAGACCGCTTTGCATGCGGGTCTGGACATCGCGGCAGCTCCGGGGTCCCCTGTATATGCTCCGGCTGACGGCGTGATCGTCTTTGCCAGTTACGATGAATCTTACGGTAAGCTGATCACCATCGATTATGGTTATGGTGTGACCACTCGTTTCGGTCACTTGTCACAAATCTATGTTCAAGTGGGCCAGCGTGTGAACAAGTGGGACGTTGTCGGCGCAGTGGGTAATACCGGCCGTTCAACAGGCCCGCACTTGCATTACGAAGTGCGTATCAACGGCACGGCAGTCGACCCAATCAACTACATCCTAGACGAATAA
- a CDS encoding acetyl-CoA C-acetyltransferase — MEKIVFISGKRTPFGAFGGSLKDVSATDLGVAAAKATLEQAGLSADKIDHVVFGNVVQSGADAAYLPRHIGLKTGVPVAVGAFAVNRLCGSGFQSWVNAVQMIQCGEATAVLAGGVEQMSQIPYVARKVRFDGMRMGNFELEDLMTSALTDAYAKMPMAITAENLAVKYGITREESDKYSIQSQQRFHAAVEKGFMKQEICPVTVEGRKGTVVVEKDEHPKPDSTLEKLATLKPVFKKDGIVTAAAASGIVDGAACSLLMSESKAKELGMKPMARIVSYASVGCDPTIMGIGPAGAARLALQKAGLTLDQMDLVEVNEAFSAQYLSVEKELKLDPAKTNVNGGAIAVGHPLGASGTRIMNHLVYELHRRNAKYALGSACIGGGQGIAIIIERI, encoded by the coding sequence ATGGAAAAAATCGTATTTATCTCTGGAAAAAGAACTCCCTTCGGAGCCTTCGGCGGTTCCTTGAAGGATGTATCAGCAACGGATCTGGGTGTCGCTGCCGCTAAAGCGACTCTGGAACAAGCCGGTCTATCTGCAGACAAGATTGATCACGTGGTTTTTGGCAACGTGGTTCAGTCCGGTGCGGATGCAGCCTATCTTCCAAGACATATTGGTTTGAAAACGGGAGTGCCGGTCGCAGTGGGTGCTTTTGCTGTCAATCGTCTATGTGGCAGCGGCTTCCAGTCCTGGGTGAACGCTGTGCAGATGATTCAGTGTGGGGAAGCCACAGCGGTTCTGGCCGGTGGTGTAGAGCAAATGTCCCAGATTCCATATGTCGCACGCAAAGTTCGCTTTGATGGCATGCGCATGGGGAACTTCGAACTTGAAGACTTGATGACTTCCGCATTGACCGACGCCTACGCAAAAATGCCAATGGCAATCACCGCTGAAAACCTGGCGGTAAAATATGGAATCACTCGCGAAGAATCCGACAAGTATTCCATCCAGTCCCAGCAGCGCTTCCATGCCGCGGTTGAAAAAGGTTTCATGAAGCAGGAGATCTGCCCGGTAACAGTTGAAGGCCGCAAAGGCACTGTGGTTGTTGAAAAAGATGAACATCCAAAACCAGATTCCACTTTGGAAAAACTGGCGACGCTGAAACCGGTCTTTAAAAAAGACGGGATCGTGACGGCGGCGGCGGCTTCCGGGATTGTCGATGGTGCGGCTTGTTCGTTGTTGATGAGCGAATCCAAAGCCAAAGAACTGGGCATGAAACCAATGGCCCGTATCGTGAGCTACGCTTCTGTGGGTTGTGACCCGACGATCATGGGTATTGGTCCAGCGGGCGCAGCAAGACTGGCATTGCAAAAAGCCGGTTTGACTCTGGATCAGATGGATCTGGTGGAAGTGAATGAAGCTTTCTCGGCTCAGTATCTGTCGGTTGAAAAAGAATTGAAGCTGGATCCGGCAAAAACCAACGTTAACGGTGGTGCCATTGCTGTCGGTCACCCATTGGGCGCTTCCGGCACCCGCATCATGAATCACCTGGTGTACGAGCTTCATCGCCGTAATGCCAAGTATGCTCTGGGCTCTGCTTGTATCGGCGGCGGTCAGGGTATTGCGATCATCATCGAGAGGATCTGA
- a CDS encoding SDR family oxidoreductase, with product MEFNLRERTALIVGPFTSTVQSLVMGLTQMGSDCVLLDFDNNASQRFCNQINDAREINPKFGRALGIKSPMKTAEDIKDAVGSAAHSFGSVDLFIDAQAYNKPNRYKIGDSIDYLDDEIQHNFKASVMLTHAVLNFLKNRKRGRILYLLNEVYPDPILAGTRGALVPFAQSLSKQVAEHNITVNVLKLGLTEEFILAMHPEAKSIKEAVETLKVKEPHLRITEPEKITNTVTYLVSQFGAAVNGQVISLS from the coding sequence ATGGAGTTTAATCTGCGTGAACGAACAGCCCTGATCGTTGGACCTTTTACTTCAACCGTTCAAAGTCTGGTGATGGGTCTGACCCAAATGGGTTCTGATTGTGTATTGCTGGATTTTGACAACAATGCCAGTCAGCGTTTCTGCAATCAGATCAATGATGCCCGTGAAATCAATCCCAAGTTTGGCCGGGCATTGGGAATCAAGTCCCCGATGAAGACCGCGGAAGACATCAAGGATGCCGTGGGCTCGGCGGCCCATTCGTTCGGCAGTGTGGATCTGTTTATTGATGCTCAGGCCTATAATAAACCCAACCGCTATAAGATTGGCGACAGCATTGATTATCTGGATGATGAAATTCAGCATAATTTCAAAGCTTCGGTGATGCTGACCCATGCGGTTTTGAATTTCCTGAAGAACCGCAAGCGCGGGCGTATTTTATATCTTTTGAACGAAGTTTACCCTGATCCGATTCTGGCCGGTACTCGTGGGGCGCTGGTGCCGTTTGCGCAAAGCCTTTCCAAACAGGTGGCTGAACACAATATCACCGTGAACGTGCTGAAACTGGGTTTGACTGAAGAATTCATCCTGGCAATGCACCCGGAGGCCAAGTCCATCAAGGAAGCGGTTGAAACTTTAAAGGTGAAAGAACCGCACTTGCGCATCACTGAGCCTGAGAAAATCACCAACACCGTTACTTATCTGGTCAGCCAGTTTGGTGCGGCGGTGAACGGTCAGGTAATTTCCTTAAGTTAG
- a CDS encoding HD domain-containing protein: MEIRDPVHGSIYYSEQEVAVLDTAEYQRLRAIKQLGYAEFSFPGATHNRYIHSVGVGHLAGETFDAIFRVYPFSKPSVKTRFRQVLRLGALLHDVGHGPLSHTTEQVMPHLSELNIQLYKEQEQYGEEAHTVMNHNRRANHEDYTIKYVTDSAISETLRTNFPDIQPIHVACLIDKALHCPDDFFVDNGVDFRPILSQLVSSELDVDRMDYLERDSYFCGTNYGKIDLSWLIQNMTFHRRENKMYLGLNRRALYSFDDFLISRHHMHLMVYCHHKSIIYEEMLNRYLTSPDCTFVLPGDINEYTKYNDYRLHEHLSGANNPWAQRIAQRKPFKVLIEQHNTAESESPEAIKKALEADGIEVIRTSSKARLSKYHTASPEERALQIYVVDQYDRWAQPSPINQTTEIFQRYEGARIIDRIYVAPENLKQAELILKSLKL; this comes from the coding sequence ATGGAAATTCGCGATCCCGTTCACGGCTCTATTTACTACTCTGAACAGGAAGTCGCCGTGCTTGATACGGCAGAATATCAGCGCCTAAGAGCGATCAAACAACTTGGTTACGCCGAGTTCAGCTTTCCCGGCGCGACTCACAACCGCTACATTCACTCTGTCGGCGTGGGCCATCTTGCCGGTGAAACATTCGATGCGATTTTCCGCGTTTATCCATTCTCAAAACCATCAGTAAAAACCCGCTTCCGTCAGGTGCTGCGCCTGGGAGCTTTGCTTCATGACGTGGGCCACGGTCCGCTGAGTCACACCACCGAGCAAGTGATGCCGCATTTGTCAGAGCTGAACATTCAGCTTTACAAAGAACAAGAGCAATACGGCGAAGAAGCGCACACAGTGATGAATCACAACCGTCGTGCAAATCACGAAGACTACACCATCAAGTACGTCACAGATTCCGCAATTTCGGAAACCCTGCGCACCAACTTCCCTGACATTCAACCGATTCACGTGGCGTGCCTGATCGACAAAGCCCTGCACTGCCCGGATGACTTCTTTGTCGACAATGGCGTCGACTTCCGCCCGATCCTGTCCCAGCTGGTTTCCAGTGAGCTGGATGTGGACCGTATGGACTACCTTGAGCGCGACAGTTATTTCTGCGGCACGAACTACGGTAAAATCGACCTGTCCTGGCTGATTCAGAACATGACCTTCCACCGCCGTGAAAACAAAATGTATCTGGGCCTGAACCGCCGTGCGCTTTACTCGTTCGATGACTTCCTGATTTCCCGTCACCACATGCACTTGATGGTTTATTGCCATCACAAAAGCATCATCTATGAGGAAATGCTGAACCGTTATCTGACTTCACCGGACTGCACGTTTGTACTGCCGGGGGATATCAACGAATACACCAAGTACAACGATTATCGTCTGCACGAACATCTTTCCGGAGCCAACAATCCGTGGGCACAACGAATCGCGCAAAGAAAACCGTTCAAGGTTCTAATTGAGCAGCACAACACGGCGGAATCGGAAAGCCCGGAAGCCATCAAAAAAGCCCTGGAAGCTGACGGAATTGAAGTGATCCGCACCAGCTCCAAAGCACGTCTGTCCAAGTACCATACGGCTTCCCCGGAAGAGCGTGCTTTGCAGATTTACGTGGTGGATCAGTATGACCGCTGGGCGCAACCGTCCCCGATCAATCAGACGACCGAGATCTTCCAACGCTATGAAGGCGCTCGTATCATCGACCGTATCTATGTGGCGCCGGAAAATCTAAAACAGGCAGAATTGATTCTGAAAAGCCTGAAGCTGTAA